A stretch of Brachyhypopomus gauderio isolate BG-103 chromosome 3, BGAUD_0.2, whole genome shotgun sequence DNA encodes these proteins:
- the tsc1a gene encoding TSC complex subunit 1a isoform X2, with protein sequence MAKDQPNVIDLLPLLESTDLQELEQVRSLLQENLSTDKGSVLVHGLLDYYLDTSSSQAVDILSSVREPHDKHLLDKMNECMAKPACRLSVLTLLGHVVRRQPPWIHRIARFPLLTSLLKCLKTESDVLVLITGVLVVIVLLPMIPQTGKQLLFEFFDIFGRLAAWNQRNPGYAQGVYAVHLHASVYSLFHRLYGMYPCNFVSYLRAHYSMKENVDTFEEVVKPMLQHVRIHPELITGTKDYEMDPIRWKRFETHDIVIECAKVSLDPMEASCEEVYSFLPDYMPQRTVNCSRSYSDLRSPGSSSLASMNTVRQSLSLSLPHLTVGQHTALSPQTPSLKGLEATPSGMEEVTWSPSSVCGLSTPPRGMSPTTVPDLSSSASHLSGRVPSTPADGKWTPSASTPSGSSPLVPLTKEQEHTAQPTSTTRPPAQANQEPIKELRKDTPTSIISKGGAGDAVSPITLTELSDFVKRTQRDREEDAITEELVTLTRTDVGSVPMARLDNSSCGAPDAPPAPSNACQAAPAPNLASTPDRAASSPRGPDQQQCPWSLWPGFTPMESSLSPGAAEDTLAELSKTSFPYEPLFDLALPKLASLFVGRRTAEVQQNAAGAREQREEVEGEDLSATSPLEVLDRLILQGQELHEKAAKRSASLSNPSAQPHSGGSGPTAPDELDLLRSQLLLVHGQLLYERHKREQHALRSRRLLRRVINASTLEEQNTSAKAQLRLQEVETQALRASLQEEQRRSQQLQQDGEALAQKLQDQLRHLQQERNDFCSQTQELQRALQESQKNMGELEAELQRANNKVCNTGHLLSQLSIKLENTENMEQWMSFLNKQLLLLGEANRLCVQEMERLGPEAHKELHMLQACSAREAERWRQSSVQQSQRLEAAQQRIVELEAQLAKKEHLILEQKKLLENVKSQARGQLQASDNRYVAQKHVTQALQSELLQLYSQLEINNISNTTPVGGSAEPTSSPNQRPNGSSTGPAQAPEPGTRAESSYVVNGDVCPGSPPPTTLMNGSQEEEVSGLSCSSPLALCSYPTDSSFLGMHNQELLKKRKTHYEEDLVPVSSLYRGVQDQSSEVAETPPPSLAREGTTAPTTEPATQPERPDPQRPDPQRPEPQPLDRHRNRAYNIQRRRQQDLRIMDYNEAHQEKT encoded by the exons ATGGCCAAGGACCAGCCCAATGTCATAGACCTTCTCCCACTTTTGGAGTCCACAGATTTACAGGAACTGGAGCAGGTCAGAAGTCTGTTACAGGAGAACCTTAGCACAG ATAAAGGGTCTGTCCTTGTCCATGGCCTATTAGATTATTATTTGGACACCAGCTCTTCTCAGGCTGTGGACATCCTGTCGTCGGTCAGGGAACCTCACGACAAG CACCTTTTGGACAAGATGAACGAGTGCATGGCCAAGCCGGCCTGCAGGCTGTCCGTCCTCACCCTGCTGGGCCACGTTGTTCGCAGGCAGCCGCCGTGGATACACAGGATCGCACGCTTTCCGCTGCTCACGTCGCTGCTCAAATGCCTCAAG ACCGAGTCAGATGTTCTGGTCCTCATTACCGGGGTGCTGGTGGTGATCGTCCTTCTCCCCATGATACCACAGACTGGCAAACAGCTTCTCTTTGAGTTTTTTGATATCTTCGGGCGACTGGCAGCTTGGAATCAGAGAAATCCAG GCTACGCTCAGGGAGTCTATGCAGTTCACCTCCACGCCAGTGTCTACTCACTGTTCCACCGTCTCTATGGCATGTACCCCTGCAACTTTGTGTCCTATCTGCGCGCCCACTACAGTATGAAGGAGAACGTGGACACCTTCGaggaggtggtgaag CCAATGCTGCAACACGTGCGAATACATCCAGAACTTATCACCGGAACCAAAGACTATGAAATGGATCCAATAAG ATGGAAGAGGTTTGAGACCCACGACATTGTGATTGAATGTGCCAAAGTGTCACTGGACCCGATGGAGGCATCTTGTGAGGAGGTCTACTCCTTCCTGCCTGACTACATGCCACAGCGCACAGTCAACTGTAGCAGGTCCTACTCGGACCTCCGTAGCCCCG GAAGCTCCTCTCTCGCGTCAATGAACACAGTTCGtcagtctctctccctttctttgcCCCACCTCACAGTCGGCCAGCACACGGCTCTCAGCCCACAGACACCAAGCCTCAAG GGTCTTGAGGCCACGCCCTCAGGGATGGAGGAGGTCACGTGGAGCCCGTCCTCTGTCTGCGGGTTGAGCACCCCTCCCAGAGGGATGTCTCCCACCACCGTCCCTGACCTCTCCAGCAGTGCCTCGCACCTCTCGGGACGAGTCCCCAGCACACCAG CGGATGGAAAGTGGACGCCGTCCGCCTCCACGCCCTCAGGGTCCTCCCCCCTCGTCCCTCTCACCAAGGAGCAGGAACATACCGCCCAGCCCACCAGCACTACACGTCCTCCCGCACAG GCAAATCAAGAGCCAATCAAAGAGCTTAGAAAAGACACACCCACAAGTATCATCAGCAAAG GCGGAGCAGGTGATGCTGTGAGCCCCATAACGTTGACTGAGCTCTCGGACTTTGTGAagaggacacagagagacagagaggaag ATGCCATCACAGAAGAGCTGGTGACACTAACCAGGACTGACGTTGGTTCTGTCCCAATGGCCAGACTGGACAACTCCTCCTGTGGGGCCCCTGACGCTCCCCCCGCCCCCTCAAACGCCTGCCAGGCTGCTCCTGCTCCCAACCTGGCCTCCACCCCCGACAGAGCGGCGAGCAGCCCCAGAGGCCCAGATCAGCAGCAGTGTCCCTGGTCCCTGTGGCCGGGCTTCACGCCCATGGAGAGCTCCCTGAGTCCCGGCGCAGCGGAGGACACCTTGGCCGAGCTGTCCAAGACCTCCTTCCCCTACGAGCCCCTGTTTGACCTGGCCCTGCCCAAGCTGGCCTCTCTGTTCGTGGGCAGGAGGACGGCGGAGGTCCAGCAGAACGCGGCGGGAGCCAGAGAGCAgcgggaggaggtggagggggaggacCTGTCGGCCACGTCTCCTCTGGAGGTTCTCGATCGGCTCATCCTGCAAGGTCAAGAGCTCCACGAGAAAGCTGCGAAGAG ATCCGCTTCTTTGTCAAACCCATCAGCTCAGCCACACTCTGGAG GTTCAGGCCCGACGGCGCCGGACGAGCTGGACCTCCTGCGTAGTCAACTCCTGCTGGTCCACGGACAGCTGCTGTACGAGAGGCACAAACGGGAGCAGCACGCCCTACGCAGCCGCCGTCTGCTCCGCCGTGTCATCAACGCCTCCACGCTGGAGGAGCAGAACACCTCCGCC AAGGCCCAGCTCCGTCTGCAGGAGGTGGAGACCCAGGCGTTGCGTGCGAGTCTCCAGGAGGAGCAGCGTCGCTCCCAGCAGCTGCAGCAGGACGGTGAGGCGCTGGCCCAGAAGCTCCAGGACCAGCTACGGCACCTCCAGCAGGAGAGGAACGACTTCTGCTCCCAGACCCAGGAGCTGCAG CGTGCCTTGCAGGAGAGCCAGAAGAACATGGGTGAGTTGGAGGCGGAGCTGCAGAGAGCCAATAATAAAGTGTGCAATACAGGACATCTGCTCAGCCAGCTGTCAATCAAG CTGGAGAACACGGAGAACATGGAGCAGTGGATGTCCTTCCTCAACAAGCAGCTCCTACTGCTGGGCGAAGCCAACAggctgtgtgtgcaggagatggAGCGGCTCGGACCCGAGGCGCACAAG GAGCTGCACATGCTACAGGCGTGTTCTGCGCGGGAGGCGGAGAGGTGGCGTCAGAGCTCCGTCCAGCAGAGCCAGAGGTTGGAGGCCGCACAGCAACGCATCGTAGAGCTGGAGGCACAGCTCGCCAAGAAGGAGCACCTGATCCTGGAGCAGAAGAAGCTTCTGGAGAACGTCAAGAGCCAGGCCAG GGGGCAGTTGCAGGCTTCAGATAACCGGTATGTGGCTCAGAAGCATGTGACCCAGGCACTACAATCAGAGCTTCTCCAGCTGTACAGCCAGCTAGAGATCAACAACATATCTAACACTACACCAGTAGGGGGCAGTGCTGAGCCCACTAGCTCCCCAAATCAGAG GCCCAATGGCAGCAGTACTGGCCCGGCCCAAGCCCCCGAGCCAGGCACACGGGCGGAGAGTTCGTACGTGGTCAACGGTGACGTTTGTCCCGGGtctccaccacccactacactcaTGAATGGCagccaggaggaggaggtgtcgGGCCTGTCCTGCAGCTCCCCGCTGGCCCTCTGCTCCTACCCCACTGACAGCAGCTTCCTGGGAATGCACAACCAGGAGCttctgaaaaagagaaagaccCATTATGAGGAAGATCTGGTGCCGGTGAGCAGCCTCTACCGGGGCGTGCAGGACCAGAGTTCAGAGGTCGCAGAGACCCCACCACCCAGCCTGGCCAGGG
- the tsc1a gene encoding TSC complex subunit 1a isoform X1, with product MAKDQPNVIDLLPLLESTDLQELEQVRSLLQENLSTDKGSVLVHGLLDYYLDTSSSQAVDILSSVREPHDKHLLDKMNECMAKPACRLSVLTLLGHVVRRQPPWIHRIARFPLLTSLLKCLKTESDVLVLITGVLVVIVLLPMIPQTGKQLLFEFFDIFGRLAAWNQRNPGYAQGVYAVHLHASVYSLFHRLYGMYPCNFVSYLRAHYSMKENVDTFEEVVKPMLQHVRIHPELITGTKDYEMDPIRWKRFETHDIVIECAKVSLDPMEASCEEVYSFLPDYMPQRTVNCSRSYSDLRSPGSSSLASMNTVRQSLSLSLPHLTVGQHTALSPQTPSLKGLEATPSGMEEVTWSPSSVCGLSTPPRGMSPTTVPDLSSSASHLSGRVPSTPADGKWTPSASTPSGSSPLVPLTKEQEHTAQPTSTTRPPAQANQEPIKELRKDTPTSIISKGGAGDAVSPITLTELSDFVKRTQRDREEDAITEELVTLTRTDVGSVPMARLDNSSCGAPDAPPAPSNACQAAPAPNLASTPDRAASSPRGPDQQQCPWSLWPGFTPMESSLSPGAAEDTLAELSKTSFPYEPLFDLALPKLASLFVGRRTAEVQQNAAGAREQREEVEGEDLSATSPLEVLDRLILQGQELHEKAAKRSASLSNPSAQPHSGGKHHSTKGKGSGPTAPDELDLLRSQLLLVHGQLLYERHKREQHALRSRRLLRRVINASTLEEQNTSAKAQLRLQEVETQALRASLQEEQRRSQQLQQDGEALAQKLQDQLRHLQQERNDFCSQTQELQRALQESQKNMGELEAELQRANNKVCNTGHLLSQLSIKLENTENMEQWMSFLNKQLLLLGEANRLCVQEMERLGPEAHKELHMLQACSAREAERWRQSSVQQSQRLEAAQQRIVELEAQLAKKEHLILEQKKLLENVKSQARGQLQASDNRYVAQKHVTQALQSELLQLYSQLEINNISNTTPVGGSAEPTSSPNQRPNGSSTGPAQAPEPGTRAESSYVVNGDVCPGSPPPTTLMNGSQEEEVSGLSCSSPLALCSYPTDSSFLGMHNQELLKKRKTHYEEDLVPVSSLYRGVQDQSSEVAETPPPSLAREGTTAPTTEPATQPERPDPQRPDPQRPEPQPLDRHRNRAYNIQRRRQQDLRIMDYNEAHQEKT from the exons ATGGCCAAGGACCAGCCCAATGTCATAGACCTTCTCCCACTTTTGGAGTCCACAGATTTACAGGAACTGGAGCAGGTCAGAAGTCTGTTACAGGAGAACCTTAGCACAG ATAAAGGGTCTGTCCTTGTCCATGGCCTATTAGATTATTATTTGGACACCAGCTCTTCTCAGGCTGTGGACATCCTGTCGTCGGTCAGGGAACCTCACGACAAG CACCTTTTGGACAAGATGAACGAGTGCATGGCCAAGCCGGCCTGCAGGCTGTCCGTCCTCACCCTGCTGGGCCACGTTGTTCGCAGGCAGCCGCCGTGGATACACAGGATCGCACGCTTTCCGCTGCTCACGTCGCTGCTCAAATGCCTCAAG ACCGAGTCAGATGTTCTGGTCCTCATTACCGGGGTGCTGGTGGTGATCGTCCTTCTCCCCATGATACCACAGACTGGCAAACAGCTTCTCTTTGAGTTTTTTGATATCTTCGGGCGACTGGCAGCTTGGAATCAGAGAAATCCAG GCTACGCTCAGGGAGTCTATGCAGTTCACCTCCACGCCAGTGTCTACTCACTGTTCCACCGTCTCTATGGCATGTACCCCTGCAACTTTGTGTCCTATCTGCGCGCCCACTACAGTATGAAGGAGAACGTGGACACCTTCGaggaggtggtgaag CCAATGCTGCAACACGTGCGAATACATCCAGAACTTATCACCGGAACCAAAGACTATGAAATGGATCCAATAAG ATGGAAGAGGTTTGAGACCCACGACATTGTGATTGAATGTGCCAAAGTGTCACTGGACCCGATGGAGGCATCTTGTGAGGAGGTCTACTCCTTCCTGCCTGACTACATGCCACAGCGCACAGTCAACTGTAGCAGGTCCTACTCGGACCTCCGTAGCCCCG GAAGCTCCTCTCTCGCGTCAATGAACACAGTTCGtcagtctctctccctttctttgcCCCACCTCACAGTCGGCCAGCACACGGCTCTCAGCCCACAGACACCAAGCCTCAAG GGTCTTGAGGCCACGCCCTCAGGGATGGAGGAGGTCACGTGGAGCCCGTCCTCTGTCTGCGGGTTGAGCACCCCTCCCAGAGGGATGTCTCCCACCACCGTCCCTGACCTCTCCAGCAGTGCCTCGCACCTCTCGGGACGAGTCCCCAGCACACCAG CGGATGGAAAGTGGACGCCGTCCGCCTCCACGCCCTCAGGGTCCTCCCCCCTCGTCCCTCTCACCAAGGAGCAGGAACATACCGCCCAGCCCACCAGCACTACACGTCCTCCCGCACAG GCAAATCAAGAGCCAATCAAAGAGCTTAGAAAAGACACACCCACAAGTATCATCAGCAAAG GCGGAGCAGGTGATGCTGTGAGCCCCATAACGTTGACTGAGCTCTCGGACTTTGTGAagaggacacagagagacagagaggaag ATGCCATCACAGAAGAGCTGGTGACACTAACCAGGACTGACGTTGGTTCTGTCCCAATGGCCAGACTGGACAACTCCTCCTGTGGGGCCCCTGACGCTCCCCCCGCCCCCTCAAACGCCTGCCAGGCTGCTCCTGCTCCCAACCTGGCCTCCACCCCCGACAGAGCGGCGAGCAGCCCCAGAGGCCCAGATCAGCAGCAGTGTCCCTGGTCCCTGTGGCCGGGCTTCACGCCCATGGAGAGCTCCCTGAGTCCCGGCGCAGCGGAGGACACCTTGGCCGAGCTGTCCAAGACCTCCTTCCCCTACGAGCCCCTGTTTGACCTGGCCCTGCCCAAGCTGGCCTCTCTGTTCGTGGGCAGGAGGACGGCGGAGGTCCAGCAGAACGCGGCGGGAGCCAGAGAGCAgcgggaggaggtggagggggaggacCTGTCGGCCACGTCTCCTCTGGAGGTTCTCGATCGGCTCATCCTGCAAGGTCAAGAGCTCCACGAGAAAGCTGCGAAGAG ATCCGCTTCTTTGTCAAACCCATCAGCTCAGCCACACTCTGGAGGTAAACATCATAGCACTAAAGGAAAAG GTTCAGGCCCGACGGCGCCGGACGAGCTGGACCTCCTGCGTAGTCAACTCCTGCTGGTCCACGGACAGCTGCTGTACGAGAGGCACAAACGGGAGCAGCACGCCCTACGCAGCCGCCGTCTGCTCCGCCGTGTCATCAACGCCTCCACGCTGGAGGAGCAGAACACCTCCGCC AAGGCCCAGCTCCGTCTGCAGGAGGTGGAGACCCAGGCGTTGCGTGCGAGTCTCCAGGAGGAGCAGCGTCGCTCCCAGCAGCTGCAGCAGGACGGTGAGGCGCTGGCCCAGAAGCTCCAGGACCAGCTACGGCACCTCCAGCAGGAGAGGAACGACTTCTGCTCCCAGACCCAGGAGCTGCAG CGTGCCTTGCAGGAGAGCCAGAAGAACATGGGTGAGTTGGAGGCGGAGCTGCAGAGAGCCAATAATAAAGTGTGCAATACAGGACATCTGCTCAGCCAGCTGTCAATCAAG CTGGAGAACACGGAGAACATGGAGCAGTGGATGTCCTTCCTCAACAAGCAGCTCCTACTGCTGGGCGAAGCCAACAggctgtgtgtgcaggagatggAGCGGCTCGGACCCGAGGCGCACAAG GAGCTGCACATGCTACAGGCGTGTTCTGCGCGGGAGGCGGAGAGGTGGCGTCAGAGCTCCGTCCAGCAGAGCCAGAGGTTGGAGGCCGCACAGCAACGCATCGTAGAGCTGGAGGCACAGCTCGCCAAGAAGGAGCACCTGATCCTGGAGCAGAAGAAGCTTCTGGAGAACGTCAAGAGCCAGGCCAG GGGGCAGTTGCAGGCTTCAGATAACCGGTATGTGGCTCAGAAGCATGTGACCCAGGCACTACAATCAGAGCTTCTCCAGCTGTACAGCCAGCTAGAGATCAACAACATATCTAACACTACACCAGTAGGGGGCAGTGCTGAGCCCACTAGCTCCCCAAATCAGAG GCCCAATGGCAGCAGTACTGGCCCGGCCCAAGCCCCCGAGCCAGGCACACGGGCGGAGAGTTCGTACGTGGTCAACGGTGACGTTTGTCCCGGGtctccaccacccactacactcaTGAATGGCagccaggaggaggaggtgtcgGGCCTGTCCTGCAGCTCCCCGCTGGCCCTCTGCTCCTACCCCACTGACAGCAGCTTCCTGGGAATGCACAACCAGGAGCttctgaaaaagagaaagaccCATTATGAGGAAGATCTGGTGCCGGTGAGCAGCCTCTACCGGGGCGTGCAGGACCAGAGTTCAGAGGTCGCAGAGACCCCACCACCCAGCCTGGCCAGGG
- the tsc1a gene encoding TSC complex subunit 1a isoform X3, giving the protein MNECMAKPACRLSVLTLLGHVVRRQPPWIHRIARFPLLTSLLKCLKTESDVLVLITGVLVVIVLLPMIPQTGKQLLFEFFDIFGRLAAWNQRNPGYAQGVYAVHLHASVYSLFHRLYGMYPCNFVSYLRAHYSMKENVDTFEEVVKPMLQHVRIHPELITGTKDYEMDPIRWKRFETHDIVIECAKVSLDPMEASCEEVYSFLPDYMPQRTVNCSRSYSDLRSPGSSSLASMNTVRQSLSLSLPHLTVGQHTALSPQTPSLKGLEATPSGMEEVTWSPSSVCGLSTPPRGMSPTTVPDLSSSASHLSGRVPSTPADGKWTPSASTPSGSSPLVPLTKEQEHTAQPTSTTRPPAQANQEPIKELRKDTPTSIISKGGAGDAVSPITLTELSDFVKRTQRDREEDAITEELVTLTRTDVGSVPMARLDNSSCGAPDAPPAPSNACQAAPAPNLASTPDRAASSPRGPDQQQCPWSLWPGFTPMESSLSPGAAEDTLAELSKTSFPYEPLFDLALPKLASLFVGRRTAEVQQNAAGAREQREEVEGEDLSATSPLEVLDRLILQGQELHEKAAKRSASLSNPSAQPHSGGKHHSTKGKGSGPTAPDELDLLRSQLLLVHGQLLYERHKREQHALRSRRLLRRVINASTLEEQNTSAKAQLRLQEVETQALRASLQEEQRRSQQLQQDGEALAQKLQDQLRHLQQERNDFCSQTQELQRALQESQKNMGELEAELQRANNKVCNTGHLLSQLSIKLENTENMEQWMSFLNKQLLLLGEANRLCVQEMERLGPEAHKELHMLQACSAREAERWRQSSVQQSQRLEAAQQRIVELEAQLAKKEHLILEQKKLLENVKSQARGQLQASDNRYVAQKHVTQALQSELLQLYSQLEINNISNTTPVGGSAEPTSSPNQRPNGSSTGPAQAPEPGTRAESSYVVNGDVCPGSPPPTTLMNGSQEEEVSGLSCSSPLALCSYPTDSSFLGMHNQELLKKRKTHYEEDLVPVSSLYRGVQDQSSEVAETPPPSLAREGTTAPTTEPATQPERPDPQRPDPQRPEPQPLDRHRNRAYNIQRRRQQDLRIMDYNEAHQEKT; this is encoded by the exons ATGAACGAGTGCATGGCCAAGCCGGCCTGCAGGCTGTCCGTCCTCACCCTGCTGGGCCACGTTGTTCGCAGGCAGCCGCCGTGGATACACAGGATCGCACGCTTTCCGCTGCTCACGTCGCTGCTCAAATGCCTCAAG ACCGAGTCAGATGTTCTGGTCCTCATTACCGGGGTGCTGGTGGTGATCGTCCTTCTCCCCATGATACCACAGACTGGCAAACAGCTTCTCTTTGAGTTTTTTGATATCTTCGGGCGACTGGCAGCTTGGAATCAGAGAAATCCAG GCTACGCTCAGGGAGTCTATGCAGTTCACCTCCACGCCAGTGTCTACTCACTGTTCCACCGTCTCTATGGCATGTACCCCTGCAACTTTGTGTCCTATCTGCGCGCCCACTACAGTATGAAGGAGAACGTGGACACCTTCGaggaggtggtgaag CCAATGCTGCAACACGTGCGAATACATCCAGAACTTATCACCGGAACCAAAGACTATGAAATGGATCCAATAAG ATGGAAGAGGTTTGAGACCCACGACATTGTGATTGAATGTGCCAAAGTGTCACTGGACCCGATGGAGGCATCTTGTGAGGAGGTCTACTCCTTCCTGCCTGACTACATGCCACAGCGCACAGTCAACTGTAGCAGGTCCTACTCGGACCTCCGTAGCCCCG GAAGCTCCTCTCTCGCGTCAATGAACACAGTTCGtcagtctctctccctttctttgcCCCACCTCACAGTCGGCCAGCACACGGCTCTCAGCCCACAGACACCAAGCCTCAAG GGTCTTGAGGCCACGCCCTCAGGGATGGAGGAGGTCACGTGGAGCCCGTCCTCTGTCTGCGGGTTGAGCACCCCTCCCAGAGGGATGTCTCCCACCACCGTCCCTGACCTCTCCAGCAGTGCCTCGCACCTCTCGGGACGAGTCCCCAGCACACCAG CGGATGGAAAGTGGACGCCGTCCGCCTCCACGCCCTCAGGGTCCTCCCCCCTCGTCCCTCTCACCAAGGAGCAGGAACATACCGCCCAGCCCACCAGCACTACACGTCCTCCCGCACAG GCAAATCAAGAGCCAATCAAAGAGCTTAGAAAAGACACACCCACAAGTATCATCAGCAAAG GCGGAGCAGGTGATGCTGTGAGCCCCATAACGTTGACTGAGCTCTCGGACTTTGTGAagaggacacagagagacagagaggaag ATGCCATCACAGAAGAGCTGGTGACACTAACCAGGACTGACGTTGGTTCTGTCCCAATGGCCAGACTGGACAACTCCTCCTGTGGGGCCCCTGACGCTCCCCCCGCCCCCTCAAACGCCTGCCAGGCTGCTCCTGCTCCCAACCTGGCCTCCACCCCCGACAGAGCGGCGAGCAGCCCCAGAGGCCCAGATCAGCAGCAGTGTCCCTGGTCCCTGTGGCCGGGCTTCACGCCCATGGAGAGCTCCCTGAGTCCCGGCGCAGCGGAGGACACCTTGGCCGAGCTGTCCAAGACCTCCTTCCCCTACGAGCCCCTGTTTGACCTGGCCCTGCCCAAGCTGGCCTCTCTGTTCGTGGGCAGGAGGACGGCGGAGGTCCAGCAGAACGCGGCGGGAGCCAGAGAGCAgcgggaggaggtggagggggaggacCTGTCGGCCACGTCTCCTCTGGAGGTTCTCGATCGGCTCATCCTGCAAGGTCAAGAGCTCCACGAGAAAGCTGCGAAGAG ATCCGCTTCTTTGTCAAACCCATCAGCTCAGCCACACTCTGGAGGTAAACATCATAGCACTAAAGGAAAAG GTTCAGGCCCGACGGCGCCGGACGAGCTGGACCTCCTGCGTAGTCAACTCCTGCTGGTCCACGGACAGCTGCTGTACGAGAGGCACAAACGGGAGCAGCACGCCCTACGCAGCCGCCGTCTGCTCCGCCGTGTCATCAACGCCTCCACGCTGGAGGAGCAGAACACCTCCGCC AAGGCCCAGCTCCGTCTGCAGGAGGTGGAGACCCAGGCGTTGCGTGCGAGTCTCCAGGAGGAGCAGCGTCGCTCCCAGCAGCTGCAGCAGGACGGTGAGGCGCTGGCCCAGAAGCTCCAGGACCAGCTACGGCACCTCCAGCAGGAGAGGAACGACTTCTGCTCCCAGACCCAGGAGCTGCAG CGTGCCTTGCAGGAGAGCCAGAAGAACATGGGTGAGTTGGAGGCGGAGCTGCAGAGAGCCAATAATAAAGTGTGCAATACAGGACATCTGCTCAGCCAGCTGTCAATCAAG CTGGAGAACACGGAGAACATGGAGCAGTGGATGTCCTTCCTCAACAAGCAGCTCCTACTGCTGGGCGAAGCCAACAggctgtgtgtgcaggagatggAGCGGCTCGGACCCGAGGCGCACAAG GAGCTGCACATGCTACAGGCGTGTTCTGCGCGGGAGGCGGAGAGGTGGCGTCAGAGCTCCGTCCAGCAGAGCCAGAGGTTGGAGGCCGCACAGCAACGCATCGTAGAGCTGGAGGCACAGCTCGCCAAGAAGGAGCACCTGATCCTGGAGCAGAAGAAGCTTCTGGAGAACGTCAAGAGCCAGGCCAG GGGGCAGTTGCAGGCTTCAGATAACCGGTATGTGGCTCAGAAGCATGTGACCCAGGCACTACAATCAGAGCTTCTCCAGCTGTACAGCCAGCTAGAGATCAACAACATATCTAACACTACACCAGTAGGGGGCAGTGCTGAGCCCACTAGCTCCCCAAATCAGAG GCCCAATGGCAGCAGTACTGGCCCGGCCCAAGCCCCCGAGCCAGGCACACGGGCGGAGAGTTCGTACGTGGTCAACGGTGACGTTTGTCCCGGGtctccaccacccactacactcaTGAATGGCagccaggaggaggaggtgtcgGGCCTGTCCTGCAGCTCCCCGCTGGCCCTCTGCTCCTACCCCACTGACAGCAGCTTCCTGGGAATGCACAACCAGGAGCttctgaaaaagagaaagaccCATTATGAGGAAGATCTGGTGCCGGTGAGCAGCCTCTACCGGGGCGTGCAGGACCAGAGTTCAGAGGTCGCAGAGACCCCACCACCCAGCCTGGCCAGGG